In Streptomyces sp. NBC_00704, a genomic segment contains:
- a CDS encoding GNAT family N-acetyltransferase, giving the protein MTSPAAVGRLSLRPLDPLRDAGLLHRWVTHPKAAYWMMQNATLVDVERAYMGIAADEHHHALLGLHDGEPAFLMEHYDPVHRELAGLYEPLPGDVGMHFLVAPTDRPVHGFTRAVITAVMAHLFADPAVRRVVVEPDVGNKAVHALNEAVGFVPEREIRKPEKTALLSFCTRERFTAATGVTA; this is encoded by the coding sequence ATGACCAGCCCCGCGGCCGTCGGCCGCCTCTCCCTCCGTCCCCTCGACCCGCTCCGCGACGCCGGGCTGCTGCACCGCTGGGTGACGCACCCCAAGGCCGCCTACTGGATGATGCAGAACGCGACGCTCGTGGACGTCGAGCGGGCCTACATGGGCATCGCCGCCGACGAGCACCACCACGCCCTCCTCGGGCTGCACGACGGCGAACCGGCCTTCCTCATGGAGCACTACGACCCCGTCCACCGCGAGCTGGCGGGCCTGTACGAGCCGCTCCCGGGCGACGTCGGCATGCACTTCCTGGTCGCCCCGACCGACCGGCCGGTGCACGGCTTCACCCGCGCGGTGATCACCGCCGTCATGGCGCACCTCTTCGCCGACCCGGCGGTGCGGCGCGTGGTCGTCGAGCCGGACGTCGGCAACAAGGCCGTGCACGCGCTCAACGAGGCCGTCGGCTTCGTGCCCGAGCGGGAGATCCGCAAGCCGGAGAAGACGGCGCTGCTGAGCTTCTGCACCCGCGAGCGGTTCACCGCGGCCACGGGGGTGACGGCATGA